In Desulfosporosinus youngiae DSM 17734, the genomic stretch ATATGCCGAAAAAATCACTCAACTGGAAAATCAGATCAAGACAACGGAAGGCCTAATCCCTATCATGACCGCAGAAGCGAAATACGTCTTTTATCGGGATCAATTGCTCAGAGCTTTTGAAAATGTCTTGATAGCCCTTAAAGTATTAAACGACAAAGACCCCGAGGTAAAGGAACAGCATCGCGAGGCGGCCTATGAGATGATGAAGAACCTGACCAAGCAGTTGGAGGTATATCCGCCTGTCCCCACCTTCACTGTCATGTAATAAAACCAGCTTGGCGCACGGTGCGATCCCTTTGGCCCTACCCTCATTTTGTCCCAAAACTCTCAGATGAATAAATACTATTTTACCCTTCCGCGATTAAATCCTTTTTCTTTAGCCGTATCTTCCCTAACTTGATGTCATTACCTTTATTAAGGTATAATTAGCTAAGAAATAGTATAGATTAAAACCGGGATGCGTCAACATCCCGGTTATACAACTGACCGTAGTGAGCGGCGATGATGAAAGAGCAAGGTGCCCGGCGGAATGGACTACTTGCTCTTTTGCGTTCCTTTAAGTATTAACACAGAGAAGTGCCAGTCCTCTTTGGGCGGAAAAGTTGACCCCGAAGACGTGAATTTGACAATATTAAGGATACCAAACGACATATCTTAAATCATTTTTATGAAAACACAGGACGTTTTTCCTATCCATTTTAAACACAGTGATACATAGATAAAGCTTATTTGTTTTGTTAGAATAATACTTGTCAATGTTTGATGGGGGGATTACTTTTGCTCTGGCATAAATTAAGCTACAAAAAACAAAATTGGATTATCATCGGCGGCACACTGATACTTGCCCTCGCCGCTATTCTAGCCGTCAGCTTCTTCGTCAAAGTCCTTTAAAAGGAGATTATAAAGGAGTGTTCCAAGCTATCTGGCTTTGGACACTCCTTTATAATCGAAAACTTGAGCTGCTTGATGAGTTGCCCTGAAATAATGAGTATGTCCACATATTCTGTGACTAAAGCAACGGAAAGGGCTGGACAAGTGGATGGTAACACATTACACCCTTCCAAAAGGTCACAGATATTAAGAGTAAGTCTTTAGTCAAACTTTTGCCCTATTATACCATTATTACCGTAGCAGGTTAACTGAATTCTTTCTATACAAATGTAAACGGCTTAATGTCACTAATCGGTGGAGAATAGCTGGTAAGCCATTGATATCTGTGTCCTATAATGTGAGTTATGATCAATCGAAAAATGAAAGGTTCCAGTACACTTTTCGTTGCTTTTCGTTGTTCGACAAATTCCGGGAAGTACCAGTCCCCTTTGGGAGGAAAAGTTGACCCTCGAAGACGATCTTCGAAGGCCTTTTCCGACCCGAGCACGGGAACCTCAAATTAGATCATCCATACAGGAACATACCAGTTCTTTGCATTGATGGGAAGCAGATCATTTGCCATGCAGACGACTGCGCCGTTCCCGATTTTCAGTTTCGTCTGAGAAAGTTCACCGAACTTTTCTGGCTCTGTAACGGATTCTAACACACCAAAATGCTTAATGGCATCCTTGCCAGGGGAAGCTGATTTTTTAATTTCGATAGGATAAAGCGCTCCGTTCTCGTAGATTATCAGATCAATTTCCTTCTTATCCTTGTCACGGTAATAATATATGGGTGGTTCCTTTCCTGCGTTCAGGTAACTCTTGTAAATCTCCGAAAAAACATAACTCTCGAAAAATGCTCCAGACATAGCCCCTCTTTCCAGAGCTTCGGGATTACCCCATTTCAACAGATGGGCGCAAAGCCCTGTATCAAGGAAGTGAAGCATCGGCGTCTTTGTGACTCGCTTTAAGAGGTTGTTGTAATACGGCTGGACTAGTGCAATGATATGGGATGACATGAGGATGGAAAGCCACTTTTTTGCTGTAGGAGATGATATGCCACATTCGCGGGCAATTTCGTCATAAACAACAGGCTTTGCTGTTCTTGCCGCAACGACAGTCATGAAATTGTAGAAAGCCATTTCATCTGCAACCTGTGTCAAATCCTTTATGTCACGTTTAAGGTAACTATCGATATAGGAGCGATAATACATTTCAATGTCTACATTATTATCTGCATAGAGCTTCGGCATGGAGCCTTTAAAGATGCGGAAATACAGGCTATT encodes the following:
- a CDS encoding ATP-binding protein — its product is MYIQRALEDTVRKASASFPVMLVTGPRQVGKSTMLERLAEPNRKIVTLDDPDIRYLAKSDPALFLQRYTPPVLIDEIQYAAAELFPHIKMAVDKSKRNGDFWITGSQAFVMMQNVSESLAGRVGIINLLGLSTNEINAVSSEVFTTDSDRLMKRIEKVKKFDLNSLYFRIFKGSMPKLYADNNVDIEMYYRSYIDSYLKRDIKDLTQVADEMAFYNFMTVVAARTAKPVVYDEIARECGISSPTAKKWLSILMSSHIIALVQPYYNNLLKRVTKTPMLHFLDTGLCAHLLKWGNPEALERGAMSGAFFESYVFSEIYKSYLNAGKEPPIYYYRDKDKKEIDLIIYENGALYPIEIKKSASPGKDAIKHFGVLESVTEPEKFGELSQTKLKIGNGAVVCMANDLLPINAKNWYVPVWMI